Proteins from a single region of Streptomyces sp. HUAS 15-9:
- a CDS encoding MEDS domain-containing protein, with the protein MSADTRAHTGPVQGDFDHRMAVFGSDDEFVAAALPFLAEGLAAPDEPPPVAIVAPAGLDLLRDALGADARKVGFIAHTDWYTGSAANAVAQSAGYLAAHAGPGGRIHLLMEPDWAGRAGSSPRETAEWVRYESLANLLFAPFSTTAMCAYDTRVAGLALVEAARRAHPATGVYEPPPALVRELDAVPLPPPPDDATPLSAPAAEVVRAWSAQHRLPAAHAELFTTAVTEAAAALGPVTGTLLWGRAPSCVCELRLSHRVADPLAGFVPPPTGELEPGQGLWFTRQVCAYVDVRDHAEGSTVRIQYA; encoded by the coding sequence ATGAGTGCAGACACACGCGCGCACACCGGCCCGGTCCAGGGGGACTTCGACCACCGTATGGCGGTGTTCGGCTCGGACGACGAGTTCGTGGCGGCGGCGCTGCCCTTCCTCGCCGAGGGCCTGGCCGCGCCCGACGAGCCACCGCCCGTGGCCATCGTCGCCCCCGCCGGTCTCGACCTCCTGCGGGACGCCCTGGGGGCCGACGCCCGGAAGGTCGGCTTCATCGCGCACACCGACTGGTACACCGGATCCGCCGCCAACGCGGTGGCGCAGAGCGCCGGTTACCTCGCCGCGCACGCCGGCCCCGGCGGCCGTATCCACCTGCTGATGGAGCCGGACTGGGCGGGCCGCGCGGGCAGTTCGCCCCGTGAGACCGCCGAGTGGGTCCGCTACGAATCCCTGGCGAACCTCCTCTTCGCCCCCTTCTCCACGACCGCGATGTGCGCCTACGACACCCGCGTCGCGGGCCTCGCCCTCGTCGAGGCGGCCCGCCGGGCCCACCCCGCCACCGGCGTCTACGAGCCCCCGCCCGCCCTGGTGCGCGAACTGGACGCCGTACCCCTGCCGCCGCCCCCCGACGACGCCACCCCGTTGTCCGCCCCGGCCGCCGAGGTCGTACGCGCGTGGTCGGCGCAGCACCGGCTCCCGGCCGCACATGCCGAGTTGTTCACCACGGCGGTGACCGAGGCGGCCGCCGCGCTCGGCCCCGTCACCGGCACCCTGCTGTGGGGCCGGGCCCCGTCCTGCGTCTGCGAGCTGCGCCTGTCCCATCGCGTCGCCGACCCGCTCGCCGGCTTCGTACCGCCGCCCACCGGTGAGCTGGAGCCCGGACAGGGACTGTGGTTCACCCGCCAGGTCTGCGCCTACGTGGACGTGCGCGACCACGCCGAGGGATCGACCGTCCGCATCCAGTACGCGTAG
- a CDS encoding ATP-binding protein, protein MLHPSGRSLPDPGPQYAAYPQPPIRAGHLSVGYDPVPSAAREARTAVRRQLEEWGLAERDEVVDVAELLVSELATNALRHASSPFRLTLLASHGVLRCEVADTDRRTPEVLDAGIAESGRGMTLVDALARRWGCHQDGPGKTVWFELGTCDCEGCGHREP, encoded by the coding sequence ATGCTGCATCCTTCCGGGAGAAGCCTTCCGGACCCCGGCCCTCAGTACGCCGCGTATCCGCAGCCGCCCATACGGGCCGGCCATCTGAGCGTCGGGTACGACCCCGTGCCCTCGGCGGCCCGCGAGGCGCGCACGGCTGTCCGCAGGCAGCTGGAGGAGTGGGGGCTCGCGGAGCGGGACGAGGTCGTCGACGTGGCCGAGCTCCTGGTCAGCGAGCTGGCCACCAACGCCCTGCGGCACGCGTCGAGCCCGTTCCGGCTGACCCTCCTGGCCTCCCACGGCGTCCTGCGCTGCGAGGTCGCCGACACCGACCGCCGAACGCCCGAGGTGCTCGACGCGGGCATCGCGGAGAGCGGCCGGGGGATGACCCTGGTGGACGCCCTGGCCCGCCGCTGGGGCTGCCATCAGGACGGGCCGGGCAAGACCGTGTGGTTCGAGCTCGGCACCTGCGACTGCGAGGGTTGCGGCCACCGAGAGCCGTAG